One window of the Eucalyptus grandis isolate ANBG69807.140 chromosome 6, ASM1654582v1, whole genome shotgun sequence genome contains the following:
- the LOC104451754 gene encoding wall-associated receptor kinase 2 isoform X2, protein MKGLHWLLMVAVAWRLRQGVAPPVPGMCEHRCGEVDVPFPFGLDTNCARSPDFLLKCTNIEGSGIQLQWGNLTIHKISVGNSTMIASLPEAYECYDQNGTPANQNSSLAIDLSPNPWYRFSETQNKLVVVGCNAFASVTDGEGMVRSGCVSYCSGNGDFANETTCSGQGCCQASIPKGLKTLDISISSFGQNVLKSQRGRCARAFMVDNRPFNISNLTLQTFQDVGNNSGLVLDWMVESDVSCVMAKRNRSSYACGKNTNCTDFENGPGYRCLYEPGYYGNPYNPFEGCKAAIRFALQPLPPLSVLQLTPLLLPPSSAHHFRRASRWTTTAASLSLSLSLSLSIYADRHFSLSSTGNGTSTLEMTLSATATASNKDDVSLSSPS, encoded by the exons aTGAAGGGACTGCATTGGCTTCTAATGGTGGCTGTGGCCTGGCGGTTGCGACAAGGCGTTGCTCCCCCCGTGCCTGGAATGTGCGAACACCGGTGTGGGGAGGTGGACGTACCTTTTCCGTtcgggctcgataccaattgtgCGAGGTCCCCAGATTTTTTGCTTAAGTGCACCAACATCGAAGGGAGCGGTATTCAACTACAGTGGGGGAATCTTACGATACACAAAATCTCGGTCGGGAACTCGACCATGATCGCCAGTCTCCCCGAAGCATACGAGTGCTATGATCAGAATGGCACGCCAGCAAATCAAAACAGTTCTCTGGCCATCGATCTATCTCCAAATCCTTGGTACAGATTCTCAGAAACCCAAAACAAGCTCGTCGTCGTCGGCTGCAACGCCTTTGCGTCCGTGACCGATGGAGAAGGGATGGTCAGGAGCGGTTGCGTCTCCTACTGCAGCGGCAATGGCGACTTCGCCAACGAGACCACTTGCTCCGGTCAAGGTTGCTGTCAAGCATCCATCCCAAAGGGGCTCAAGACGCTCGACATTAGCATCTCCTCCTTCGGCCAAAACGTGCTGAAGTCGCAACGTGGCCGCTGTGCACGGGCCTTCATGGTGGACAACAGGCCATTCAATATCTCAAACTTGACTCTCCAGACGTTCCAGGATGTGGGTAACAACTCGGGCCTTGTTCTGGACTGGATGGTCGAATCGGACGTGAGCTGCGTTATGGCCAAGCGGAACAGGTCGAGCTATGCCTGTGGTAAAAACACGAATTGTACAGACTTCGAGAATGGACCAGGTTATCGTTGCCTTTACGAGCCTGGGTACTATGGGAATCCCTATAATCCCTTCGAAGGGTGTAAAG CCGCCATTCGATTTGCGCTGCAACCTCTTCCTCCACTCTCCGTCTTGCAACTCACGCCATTGCTGCTGCCACCGTCATCCGCCCACCACTTTAGACGAGCCAGCCGTTGGACCACGAcagccgcctctctctctctctctctctctctctctctctctatctacgCTGATAGACACTTTTCCCTCTCCTCCACTGGCAACGGCACCTCCACTTTGGAGATGACATTAAGTGCCACCGCCACTGCAAGCAACAAAGAtgacgtctctctctcttctccttcgtgA